In Haliotis asinina isolate JCU_RB_2024 chromosome 16, JCU_Hal_asi_v2, whole genome shotgun sequence, the following are encoded in one genomic region:
- the LOC137268611 gene encoding uncharacterized protein — protein MIRPQSDTSDNVICIWMPVGIDQFGHASLRLSNGEYVSWWPKGRKAKCGFKKKISQCNCSLRDDIIAEGMDPDYTFNIPSTQLDLAKMTTYWNKQRTTGHYSLLDQNCCWVVYQVLHAGGAPRSQTIVWRPETLRRYLVIYLGGGSTFRASLNLPNFDSPFKDEIVLYIWKAQGETKRHYSLLLDYMVYVSWWPGTSSTAHAASNLAEDRREIGRVEDKKYTFPNNTLEYYKMRRCWKRMIENDRSQMWGVSSEWVITQILTAGGASLFQVAAIMIMQRML, from the exons ATGATTCGCCCACAATCTGACACAAG TGACAATGTCATCTGCATATGGATGCCAGTTGGAATCGATCAGTTTGGTCACGCTTCTCTGCGTCTGAGTAATGGTGAATATGTAAGCTGGTGGCCGAAAGGAAGGAAAGCAAAATGTGgctttaaaaagaaaataagtCAATGCAACTGCAGCCTCCGGGATGACATTATAGCGGAGGGTATGGATCCTGACTATACGTTCAACATACCCTCCACACAACTGGACCTTGCTAAAATGACAACGTATTGGAATAAACAGAGGACCACGGGCCACTATTCTCTTCTGGATCAAAATTGTTGCTGGGTCGTGTATCAGGTCCTTCATGCGGGCGGTGCCCCAAGAAGTCAAACAATCGTTTGGAGACCAGAAACGTTAAGAAGATACTTGGTCATTTACCTGGGTGGTGGATCAACATTTAGAGCTTCTCTAAACCTGCCAAACTTCGATAGCCCTTTCAAAG ACGAAATCGTATTGTATATATGGAAGGCCCAAGGTGAAACTAAACGCCACTATTCACTTTTACTTGATTACATGGTGTACGTGAGCTGGTGGCCCGGCACTTCGTCAACGGCGCATGCTGCGTCCAACTTAGCTGAAGACCGAAGAGAGATTGGTAGAGTAGAAGACAAGAAATATACTTTCCCCAACAATACGCTGGAGTACTACAAGATGAGAAGATGTTGGAAGCGAATGATAGAAAATGATCGTTCTCAAATGTGGGGAGTTTCGTCGGAATGGGTGATAACACAAATTCTAACGGCAGGTGGCGCTTCTCTTTTCCAAGTAGCGGCAATAATGATAATGCAGAGAATGTTGTAG
- the LOC137268176 gene encoding uncharacterized protein, whose protein sequence is MANAGATDQSHCDGEQVHEDLEMVPLSYPEENSHSHSESFHVVYIWMPQKTQVGHASLVLSNGTYISLWPEDKKRKLGVMKKVLGKSDRPEDDIYKEGFEADYTFKIPCEKLDVSRMQAFWDNWQSTGHYALLFRNCCWIVYKVLHEGGAPTSATILWRPATLQRYLRIYETGSHWIRTFVNLW, encoded by the exons ATGGCGAACGCCGGCG CTACCGACCAATCACACTGTGATGGAGAACAGGTCCATGAAGATCTGGAAATGGTTCCTTTAAG TTACCCAGAAGAAAACTCCCATTCACATTCCGAAAG TTTTCACGTGGTATATATATGGATGCCCCAAAAGACTCAGGTCGGACACGCCTCTCTTGTTTTGAGTAATGGTACATACATCAGCTTAtggcctgaagacaagaaaaggAAATTGGGAGTGATGAAAAAGGTTCTGGGTAAGAGCGACCGTCCAGAAGACGATATCTACAAAGAAGGATTCGAGGCAGATTATACTTTTAAGATACCTTGTGAAAAATTGGATGTCTCCAGAATGCAAGCTTTCTGGGATAACTGGCAAAGCACAGGTCACTACGCTTTGCTTTTCCGAAACTGTTGTTGGATTGTATACAAAGTCCTACACGAAGGCGGAGCTCCGACAAGCGCGACAATACTGTGGCGTCCTGCAACACTGCAAAGGTACTTGAGGATCTATGAGACTGGCAGCCACTGGATCAGAACTTTCGTCAATCTGTGGTGA